From the Diospyros lotus cultivar Yz01 chromosome 13, ASM1463336v1, whole genome shotgun sequence genome, one window contains:
- the LOC127789273 gene encoding protein OCTOPUS-like, translating into MNTTTEPPPPPPPQPHRSSFSCDRHPSEQFTGFCPSCLCERLTTLDPSSSASSSRRPSNATATTSALKSIFRLPTATATATAAGNSYKNKPSSSSFLPELRRTKSFSASKNEGFSGVFEPQRKSCDVRVRNTLCSLFSIDDERKSSSRREDLPVEAESARNLGSFSSCVACPVFESREDENDNDGDEIRVSEEVSVVREPVGEIAEEVVEEVKRMKDHIDLDSQAKKPSGFWSAASGFGKKWYNWRQKQKLKKRNAGADSVALPVEKPISRQFRETQSEIADYGFGRRSCDTDPRFSLDAGRMSLDDPRYSFDEPRASWDGYLVGRNFPRLPPMLAVVEDSPAVHISRSDAQIPVEEPPNCTNDNDNSPGGSTQTRDYYNDSSSRRRKSLDRSSSIRKTAAAVVAEIDETKAVSNSKVSPATVDHLQGSKFSGGDKELRDSNSNSLRDDNSETFELGFGDNSSVIGNGDRKGPKKSRRWIKALNLWGFMHRRSGGNKDEDEERYSRGNGVERSFSESWQELRGENNGEMRGTFNRNMFRSNSSVSWRNSHNIVGSFGSMKRQSVETNGHGCKSREDFVLERNRSARHTPNDTDNGLFRFYLTPMRSSNRRGGLGKSKPNSTHSIVRNVLRLY; encoded by the coding sequence ATGAATACCACAACCGAACCGCCACCGCCACCCCCACCCCAGCCCCACCGCTCCTCCTTTAGTTGTGACCGCCACCCCAGCGAGCAGTTCACGGGCTTCTGCCCCTCATGCCTCTGCGAGCGCCTCACCACTCTCGATCCCTCCTCCTCCGCCTCCTCCTCCCGCCGCCCCTCTAACGCCACTGCCACCACCTCCGCCCTTAAATCCATCTTCCGACTTCCCACTGCCACTGCAACCGCCACCGCCGCCGGTAATAGTTACAAGAAcaagccttcttcttcttccttcttgccGGAGCTCCGCCGCACGAAGTCGTTTTCGGCCTCGAAGAACGAGGGGTTTTCCGGAGTGTTCGAGCCCCAGCGCAAGTCCTGCGACGTTAGGGTTCGGAACACGCTCTGTTCCCTCTTTAGCATCGACGACGAACGCAAGTCGTCTTCTAGGAGGGAGGATCTTCCGGTTGAAGCTGAGTCGGCTCGGAACCTTGGCTCGTTCTCTTCTTGTGTCGCGTGTCCGGTCTTCGAGTCGAGAGAGGACGAGAACGACAATGACGGTGATGAAATTAGGGTTTCCGAGGAGGTAAGTGTCGTCAGAGAACCGGTAGGAGAAATCGCGGAGGAGGTTGTGGAAGAGGTTAAGAGGATGAAGGACCACATCGATCTCGATTCGCAGGCGAAGAAGCCCTCGGGTTTCTGGTCCGCAGCGTCGGGCTTCGGCAAGAAATGGTACAACTGGAGGCAGAAACAGAAGCTGAAGAAGCGAAACGCCGGCGCCGACTCGGTGGCATTGCCGGTGGAGAAGCCGATTTCCAGGCAGTTCCGCGAAACGCAGTCGGAAATCGCTGATTACGGCTTCGGCCGGCGGTCTTGCGACACCGATCCGCGATTCTCCCTCGACGCCGGCCGGATGTCGTTGGACGATCCTCGCTACTCCTTCGACGAGCCTAGAGCTTCCTGGGACGGGTACTTGGTTGGCCGGAACTTTCCGCGGCTTCCTCCAATGCTTGCGGTTGTGGAGGATTCTCCAGCGGTGCACATTTCAAGGTCCGATGCTCAAATTCCGGTTGAAGAGCCACCGAATTGTACCAATGACAACGATAACAGCCCCGGTGGGTCAACGCAAACTCGGGACTACTACAATGACTCGTCCTCCCGGCGAAGGAAGAGCCTGGACCGGTCCAGCTCAATAAGAAAGACGGCCGCAGCAGTGGTGGCAGAAATTGACGAAACCAAAGCGGTTTCGAACTCTAAAGTATCACCGGCAACCGTTGATCACCTTCAAGGATCCAAGTTTTCCGGGGGTGACAAAGAGTTGAGGGATTCAAACTCAAACTCATTGAGAGATGACAATTCCGAGACTTTTGAATTGGGTTTTGGGGATAATAGTTCAGTGATTGGAAATGGAGATAGGAAGGGTCCCAAGAAGAGCCGCAGGTGGATTAAGGCATTGAACTTATGGGGTTTTATGCATAGGAGAAGTGGAGGTAACAAAGATGAGGATGAAGAGAGATATAGTAGGGGAAATGGGGTTGAGAGATCGTTCTCCGAGTCTTGGCAAGAGCTGAGGGGGGAAAATAATGGCGAAATGAGAGGGACATTTAACAGAAACATGTTTCGAAGTAATAGCAGTGTAAGCTGGAGGAATTCGCACAATATAGTTGGGTCATTTGGAAGTATGAAAAGGCAGAGTGTAGAGACCAATGGGCATGGATGTAAGAGCAGAGAAGATTTTGTTTTGGAGCGGAACCGAAGTGCTAGGCACACGCCAAATGACACTGATAATGGCCTCTTCCGGTTCTACTTGACTCCGATGAGGAGCAGCAATCGAAGAGGTGGGCTGGGGAAGAGTAAGCCAAACAGCACGCATTCAATCGTAAGGAATGTACTGCGCCTGTACTGA